One window from the genome of Spirosoma rhododendri encodes:
- the uxaC gene encoding glucuronate isomerase translates to MNTLTLSPTFLSDDFLLQTDTARRLYHDYARSMPIIDYHCHLPPDQIAADRQFDTITQLWLHGDHYKWRAMRANGVDERYCTGDASDWEKFQKWAETVPYTMRNPLYHWTHLELKNPFGITDVLSPATARDVYDRCNEQLHDFTTRRLLQHFDVRTVCTTDDPLDSLEHHRAIAADGFGVKILPTFRPDKAMAAEDPAAFRAYVKRTGEVTNREIHSLSDYIDALKARHDYFAEMGCRLSDHGLEMIYAEPYTESEIRAIFNSLLPDYDNALADLSPADIAKFKSFMLVQFAEWDHEKGWTQQFHLGALRNNNRRRLRDLGPDTGWDSIGDFPQAAALSRFLGGLDDRNKLAKTIIYNLNPADNEVMATMIGNFNDGSVRGKVQFGSGWWFLDQKDGMEKQLNTLSNMGLLSTFVGMLTDSRSFVSYSRHEYFRRILCNLFGNDVENGELPNDVDWIGNLVQDICYRNADQYFGF, encoded by the coding sequence ATGAACACCCTGACGCTATCACCCACGTTCCTGTCCGACGACTTCCTCCTGCAAACCGACACGGCCCGGCGGCTCTACCACGACTACGCCCGGTCGATGCCGATTATCGACTACCATTGCCACCTGCCGCCCGATCAGATTGCCGCCGACCGGCAGTTCGATACGATAACGCAGCTCTGGCTTCACGGCGACCATTATAAATGGCGGGCTATGCGGGCCAACGGCGTGGATGAACGCTACTGCACCGGCGACGCGAGCGACTGGGAGAAGTTCCAGAAATGGGCCGAAACGGTGCCGTACACGATGCGAAACCCACTTTACCACTGGACGCACCTCGAACTCAAAAACCCGTTTGGCATCACCGACGTGCTCAGCCCGGCAACGGCCCGCGATGTCTACGACCGCTGTAACGAGCAATTACATGATTTTACCACCCGCCGACTGCTCCAGCATTTTGACGTCCGCACCGTCTGCACCACCGATGACCCGCTCGATAGTCTGGAGCATCACCGAGCCATTGCTGCCGACGGTTTTGGCGTGAAAATTCTGCCCACCTTCCGGCCCGATAAGGCGATGGCCGCTGAAGACCCGGCCGCGTTTCGGGCGTACGTAAAACGGACGGGGGAAGTGACCAACCGCGAGATTCACTCACTGTCCGACTACATCGACGCGCTGAAAGCCCGGCACGATTACTTTGCCGAAATGGGCTGCCGACTGTCGGATCACGGGCTGGAAATGATCTATGCCGAACCGTACACCGAGTCGGAGATTCGCGCCATTTTCAACAGCCTGCTGCCCGATTACGACAACGCGCTGGCTGATCTCAGCCCGGCCGATATTGCCAAATTCAAGTCGTTCATGCTGGTGCAGTTTGCCGAGTGGGACCACGAGAAAGGCTGGACACAGCAGTTTCACCTCGGCGCGCTGCGTAACAACAACCGGCGTCGGCTCCGCGACCTCGGCCCCGACACGGGCTGGGATTCCATCGGCGATTTCCCGCAGGCGGCTGCCCTGTCGCGCTTCCTCGGTGGGCTGGACGACCGCAACAAACTGGCGAAAACGATTATCTACAACCTCAACCCGGCTGACAACGAAGTGATGGCGACGATGATCGGCAACTTCAACGACGGCTCGGTGCGCGGCAAGGTGCAGTTTGGGTCTGGCTGGTGGTTTCTCGATCAGAAAGACGGTATGGAGAAACAACTAAACACTCTCTCGAACATGGGCTTGCTCAGTACGTTCGTCGGGATGCTGACCGATTCGCGCAGCTTCGTTTCCTACAGCCGCCACGAATATTTCCGTCGGATTCTCTGTAACCTGTTCGGCAACGACGTCGAAAATGGCGAACTGCCCAACGACGTCGATTGGATCGGGAATCTCGTGCAGGATATCTGCTATCGCAACGCTGACCAGTATTTCGGTTTTTAA